A single genomic interval of Antechinus flavipes isolate AdamAnt ecotype Samford, QLD, Australia chromosome 1, AdamAnt_v2, whole genome shotgun sequence harbors:
- the MACIR gene encoding macrophage immunometabolism regulator: MEVDINGDSRTTLSTLPLPVSEVSSPGKAETEKPRCSSTPCSPMRRTVSGYQILHMDSNYLVGFTTGEELLKLAQKCSGSEENKGESMPSLRSKQLETGLARSSRLYKTRSRYYQPYEIPAVNGRRRRRMPSSGDKCTKALPFEPYKALHGPLPLCLLKGKRAHSKSLDYLNLDKMNIKEPADTEVLQYQLQHLTLRGDRMFARNNT, encoded by the coding sequence ATGGAAGTAGATATTAATGGAGACTCCAGAACTACCCTATCTACCCTTCCTTTACCCGTGTCGGAGGTGAGTTCCCCAGGAAAAGCTGAAACAGAAAAGCCTCGGTGCTCTAGCACTCCCTGCTCACCAATGAGACGGACCGTGTCAGGTTATCAGATTCTTCATATGGATTCTAACTACTTGGTTGGCTTCACAACTGGTGAGGAGCTCTTAAAGTTAGCTCAAAAGTGCTCAGGAAGTGAAGAGAATAAGGGGGAATCCATGCCTTCCTTGCGCTCCAAACAGCTTGAAACAGGACTTGCACGTTCCTCTCGTTTATACAAAACCAGAAGTAGGTACTACCAGCCATATGAAATTCCTGCTGTTAATGGAAGGAGGCGAAGACGAATGCCCAGCTCAGGAGATAAGTGCACTAAGGCTTTACCTTTTGAACCTTACAAGGCTCTCCATGGCCCTTTACCTCTCTGTCTTCTCAAAGGTAAAAGGGCTCATTCAAAGTCACTGGACTACCTCAATCTAGATAAAATGAACATCAAGGAACCTGCTGACACTGAAGTACTGCAGTATCAACTTCAGCATCTGACCCTCCGAGGGGACCGTATGTTTGCTAGGAACAACACATGA